The genomic segment TGCTGAAAGAACAAATGGGAATAGCTCTGAAAAATCATTTACcgaatcatatattatgatagcgTTGAATCCAGCGTGTGGCACAAAGTCGTTTCAGTTGTCTTATGCTAGGTTCATTGTCAGAATTTTCAATTACATGTAGAAGAATAGAATTCCTTTTGGGGgtgttaaaaaatgtgtatgctTTTTCGATTAATCCTAAACAATTTCTGATAGGTTTTATTCCACTTGCTGTTGAAACTGCCAAATTCAAGGAATGTGCAGCACAGTGCACATACAAGGCTTTGGGATATTTAGACCGTACAAGAGTTTGGACTCCTTTAAATTGGCCAGCCATATTACTGGCCCCATCGTAGCCCTGgccatataaataattacaatatagacCGCATCTATTTAAACCTAAAAAAccaat from the Acyrthosiphon pisum isolate AL4f chromosome X, pea_aphid_22Mar2018_4r6ur, whole genome shotgun sequence genome contains:
- the LOC100574973 gene encoding zinc finger MYM-type protein 1-like; this translates as MLHEDFLQFFEIESLTGDALPNSILNGLNRCGLYCNYLYGQGYDGASNMAGQFKGVQTLVRSKYPKALYVHCAAHSLNLAVSTASGIKPIRNCLGLIEKAYTFFNTPKRNSILLHKIGDSVGIELQKKRTTTKQTQRANPILQEDSILNNTIESQCSYHMLIILFLNLLNDL